A genomic region of Streptococcus suis contains the following coding sequences:
- a CDS encoding beta-glucoside-specific PTS transporter subunit IIABC, with protein MAKDYTDLATDIVAHVGGKENISSLKHCVTRLRFGLKDECKADTDYLKARDGVVTVVQAGGQYQVVIGNHVPDVYAAVQKVAGIAGDGSLDIDEGDGPKGNLFERFIDLLSGIFQAFLGPLAAAGIIKGIVAIMASRGMTSDNSAVYAILNAAGDGFFQYLPLLVALTSARKFKMNEFTALAIGMALIYPTLPGSLATLKEAGLDNVFGIPFVLPTAGSYLSTVIPAILATWVASIIEKNIRKVTPDVVKLFVVPFVTILVAVPLTFLVVGPVANFISDILSNTFTAIMNFSPILYGLVLGAAWQVLVMFGMHWAVVPLAIMQVASNGMSAILVPALLPNFTQTGVLLAIMLKTKESKVKTVAMPAFVSSIFGVTEPAIYGVTLPMKTPFFISCAVSGIIGAAMMFFNVLGYSIGGMGVFLYPSLVNPTNGDMSGMIAAIGLTVAAIVASFAIQMALPVPYLYGEPTEKKTVEPTKESIPELKEIKQEIIASPLIGKVVKLENVPDAVFASGAMGKGIAIDSLDGILVSPAKAEVTLVFPTKHAIGLRTENGAELLIHIGMDTVSLAGKGFESFVQVGDVVDAGQKLLEFDLHQIKAADLPVITPIIVTNTADYEDILVTQESQINSGDYLLTTVK; from the coding sequence ATGGCAAAGGATTATACAGATTTAGCTACAGATATAGTAGCTCATGTCGGAGGAAAAGAAAACATCAGCAGTCTCAAGCACTGTGTGACTCGTCTTCGTTTTGGTCTCAAGGATGAGTGCAAGGCAGATACAGACTACCTTAAAGCGCGTGATGGTGTTGTGACAGTTGTACAAGCTGGTGGACAATACCAAGTGGTTATCGGTAACCATGTACCAGATGTTTATGCAGCGGTGCAAAAAGTTGCAGGGATCGCAGGGGATGGCTCATTGGATATTGACGAAGGCGACGGACCGAAGGGAAATCTGTTTGAACGCTTTATTGATTTGCTTTCAGGAATTTTTCAAGCTTTCTTGGGTCCCCTAGCAGCGGCTGGTATCATCAAAGGTATTGTTGCTATCATGGCTTCCAGAGGCATGACAAGTGATAACAGCGCAGTTTATGCAATCTTAAACGCAGCGGGCGACGGATTCTTCCAATATTTACCTTTGCTAGTTGCACTAACTTCAGCACGTAAATTCAAGATGAATGAATTTACTGCCCTAGCAATCGGTATGGCCTTGATCTACCCAACCTTACCGGGCTCACTTGCAACATTGAAGGAAGCTGGACTGGATAATGTGTTTGGTATTCCATTTGTTTTGCCAACAGCAGGTAGCTACTTGTCAACAGTTATCCCAGCTATCTTAGCAACTTGGGTGGCATCTATCATCGAAAAAAATATTCGTAAAGTCACACCAGATGTTGTCAAACTTTTTGTTGTCCCATTTGTGACCATTCTGGTGGCAGTTCCATTAACCTTCTTAGTGGTGGGTCCAGTTGCCAACTTTATCTCTGATATTCTATCTAATACCTTCACAGCTATCATGAATTTCAGCCCAATTCTCTACGGCTTGGTTCTTGGAGCAGCGTGGCAAGTTTTGGTTATGTTTGGAATGCACTGGGCAGTAGTACCATTGGCAATCATGCAAGTAGCTTCAAACGGTATGTCTGCAATTCTTGTTCCAGCCTTGCTTCCAAACTTTACACAGACAGGTGTTCTTTTGGCAATCATGTTAAAAACTAAAGAATCCAAGGTGAAAACAGTTGCGATGCCTGCCTTCGTGTCATCTATCTTTGGTGTTACCGAACCAGCAATCTACGGTGTTACTCTCCCAATGAAAACTCCATTCTTTATCTCATGTGCTGTTTCAGGTATAATCGGAGCTGCGATGATGTTCTTTAATGTGTTGGGCTATTCAATCGGAGGTATGGGGGTCTTCTTGTATCCATCGCTTGTTAATCCAACCAACGGAGATATGTCAGGAATGATTGCTGCAATCGGTTTAACAGTAGCAGCTATCGTCGCTTCATTTGCTATCCAAATGGCTCTTCCAGTTCCTTACTTGTACGGAGAGCCTACTGAAAAAAAGACAGTTGAACCAACTAAGGAATCTATCCCAGAATTAAAAGAAATCAAGCAAGAAATTATTGCTAGTCCCCTGATTGGTAAGGTTGTGAAATTGGAAAATGTTCCAGATGCTGTATTTGCTTCAGGAGCTATGGGCAAAGGGATTGCAATTGATTCATTGGATGGCATCTTAGTCTCTCCAGCCAAGGCTGAAGTAACTCTTGTATTCCCAACCAAGCATGCCATCGGTCTTCGGACGGAAAATGGTGCAGAGCTTCTTATCCATATTGGTATGGACACCGTATCTCTTGCAGGTAAGGGATTTGAGTCCTTTGTCCAAGTAGGGGATGTGGTAGATGCAGGTCAGAAACTACTCGAATTTGACCTCCACCAAATTAAAGCAGCTGATCTTCCAGTCATCACTCCAATTATCGTGACCAACACAGCTGACTACGAGGACATCTTGGTAACCCAAGAAAGCCAGATCAACAGTGGTGATTACCTCCTAACTACTGTGAAATAA
- a CDS encoding SemiSWEET transporter — protein sequence MIGFVAACLTTFGFLPQVIQVVKTKETQAISLGMYSMSVTGIGLWLIHGILIGDAALIVANSISFVLSGIILFYKLRYK from the coding sequence ATGATTGGATTTGTAGCGGCTTGCTTGACAACTTTTGGATTTTTGCCACAGGTCATACAGGTAGTAAAAACGAAGGAAACTCAGGCTATTTCACTCGGAATGTATAGTATGTCTGTCACAGGTATCGGTCTATGGTTAATCCATGGCATTTTGATAGGAGATGCGGCACTCATCGTTGCGAATAGTATTTCCTTTGTTTTATCTGGTATTATTCTGTTCTATAAACTGCGTTACAAATAA
- a CDS encoding HAD family hydrolase — MRKIIFLDVDGTLVDYHNRIPETAIRAIRQARENGHLVYVCTGRSRAEMQPELWEIGLDGMIGGNGSYVEHQGKVVMHQLISKEDAKAVVDWLHERGLEFYLESNNGLFASENFRERARETLKIYAMNKGKTAEEVANQEVEDVMHGMVFDGELYRDDLNKISFVLDSYQDHLDSKAAFPRLVANTWGGRGETALFGDLGVKDIDKAHAIDVLLEHLGAKKEDTIAFGDAKIDIPMLDYCAIGVAMGNGGAEILAMADMVTDDVEHDGLYNAFEKLGLLEKQEGVI, encoded by the coding sequence ATGCGCAAGATTATTTTTTTAGATGTTGACGGGACCTTGGTTGACTATCACAATCGGATTCCAGAAACAGCTATTCGGGCTATTCGACAAGCTCGTGAAAATGGGCACTTGGTCTATGTCTGTACTGGTAGGAGCCGAGCGGAAATGCAGCCAGAACTATGGGAAATTGGCCTGGACGGAATGATTGGCGGCAACGGCTCCTATGTAGAGCATCAGGGAAAGGTCGTTATGCACCAACTCATTTCTAAGGAAGACGCAAAAGCTGTTGTAGACTGGCTCCATGAACGTGGTTTGGAATTTTATCTGGAAAGCAATAATGGCCTCTTTGCTAGTGAGAATTTCCGTGAACGGGCTCGTGAAACCTTGAAAATCTATGCCATGAACAAGGGGAAAACAGCTGAGGAGGTCGCTAATCAAGAGGTAGAAGATGTCATGCATGGAATGGTATTTGATGGAGAATTGTACCGAGATGATTTGAATAAAATCAGTTTTGTACTCGATTCCTACCAGGATCATTTGGACTCCAAGGCGGCGTTTCCACGGTTAGTAGCTAATACCTGGGGTGGTCGCGGAGAGACGGCGCTATTTGGTGATTTAGGTGTGAAAGATATTGACAAGGCACATGCGATTGATGTTCTGTTGGAACACCTTGGAGCCAAAAAAGAGGATACCATCGCATTTGGAGATGCTAAGATTGACATCCCTATGCTGGATTACTGTGCGATTGGTGTCGCTATGGGAAATGGCGGAGCGGAAATCTTGGCTATGGCTGATATGGTGACGGACGATGTAGAACATGACGGTCTCTATAATGCTTTCGAAAAATTGGGATTGTTAGAAAAACAGGAGGGGGTAATATGA
- the lpdA gene encoding dihydrolipoyl dehydrogenase, with product MAIEIIMPKLGVDMQEGEIIEWKKQEGDFVNEGDVILEMMSDKTSMELEAEESGVLLKIVHGNGATVPVTEVIAYLGAEGETVEVGAAPAPAEVAQATADLKAAGLEVPAAPAAAPQAPKAELAADEYDMVVVGGGPAGYYAAIRGAQLGGKIAIVEKSEFGGTCLNKGCIPTKTYLKNAEILDGLKIAAERGINLASTNYTVDMDKTVDFKNKVVKTLTGGVQGLLKANKVTIFNGLGQVNPDKTVVIGDKVIKGRSIILATGSKVSRINIPGIDSKLVLTSDDILDLREIPKSLTVMGGGVVGVELGLVYASYGTEVTVVEMADRIIPGMDREVSVELQKVLSKKGMKFLTSVGVSEIVEANNQLTIKLNDGSEIVSEKALLSIGRVPQLAGLENLNLELDRGRIKVNEYQETSIPGIYAPGDVNGTKMLAHAAYRMGEVAAENAIHGNHHKAKLDFTPAAVYTHPEIAMVGLTEDQAIEKYGKENILIGRNSFTGNGRAIASNEAHGFVKVIADKKYHEILGVHIIGPVAAEMINEAATIMESELTVDDVAASIHGHPTFSEVMYEAFLDVLGVAIHNPPKRK from the coding sequence ATGGCTATTGAAATTATTATGCCGAAACTTGGTGTAGATATGCAAGAAGGCGAAATCATCGAGTGGAAAAAACAAGAGGGTGATTTTGTCAACGAAGGTGATGTTATCTTGGAGATGATGTCAGACAAGACAAGTATGGAATTGGAAGCGGAAGAATCAGGTGTTCTTTTGAAAATCGTTCACGGTAACGGTGCAACTGTTCCTGTAACAGAAGTCATTGCTTACCTTGGTGCAGAAGGTGAAACAGTTGAAGTGGGTGCTGCACCTGCTCCAGCTGAAGTTGCTCAAGCAACTGCTGACTTGAAGGCAGCTGGTTTGGAAGTGCCTGCAGCTCCTGCAGCAGCTCCACAAGCTCCTAAGGCTGAATTGGCAGCTGATGAGTACGACATGGTTGTTGTCGGTGGTGGTCCTGCTGGTTATTATGCAGCTATTCGTGGTGCTCAATTGGGCGGTAAAATCGCTATCGTTGAGAAATCAGAATTTGGTGGTACTTGCTTGAACAAGGGTTGTATCCCAACTAAGACCTACCTTAAAAACGCTGAAATCCTTGATGGCTTGAAGATTGCTGCTGAGCGTGGTATCAACCTTGCTTCAACCAACTACACCGTTGACATGGACAAGACAGTTGACTTCAAGAACAAGGTTGTCAAGACATTGACTGGTGGCGTTCAAGGTCTCTTGAAAGCTAATAAAGTGACTATCTTCAACGGTCTTGGTCAAGTAAACCCTGACAAGACTGTTGTCATTGGCGACAAGGTTATCAAAGGTCGTAGCATCATTCTTGCAACAGGTTCTAAAGTATCACGCATCAACATCCCAGGTATTGATTCTAAGTTGGTATTGACTTCTGATGATATCCTTGACTTGCGTGAAATTCCTAAGTCACTCACTGTTATGGGTGGTGGCGTAGTCGGTGTGGAACTTGGTTTGGTTTACGCATCATACGGCACAGAAGTGACCGTTGTTGAAATGGCTGACCGTATCATTCCAGGTATGGACCGCGAAGTGTCTGTTGAATTGCAAAAAGTCCTTTCTAAGAAAGGTATGAAATTCTTGACATCTGTTGGTGTATCTGAAATCGTTGAAGCCAACAACCAATTGACAATCAAATTGAACGACGGTTCAGAAATCGTGTCTGAAAAAGCCCTTCTTTCAATCGGTCGTGTACCACAATTGGCTGGTCTTGAAAATCTGAACCTTGAACTTGACCGCGGTCGTATCAAGGTCAACGAGTACCAAGAAACTTCTATCCCAGGTATCTATGCACCAGGTGATGTCAATGGTACTAAGATGTTGGCACACGCTGCTTACCGTATGGGTGAAGTGGCAGCTGAAAACGCAATCCACGGTAACCACCACAAAGCTAAATTGGACTTCACACCAGCAGCGGTTTACACACACCCAGAAATCGCTATGGTTGGTTTGACAGAAGACCAAGCGATCGAGAAATACGGTAAAGAAAATATCCTTATCGGTCGCAACAGCTTCACTGGTAACGGTCGTGCAATCGCTTCTAACGAAGCACATGGTTTCGTAAAAGTTATCGCTGATAAGAAATACCATGAAATCCTTGGTGTTCACATCATCGGTCCAGTTGCAGCTGAAATGATCAACGAAGCAGCAACTATCATGGAATCTGAGTTGACAGTTGACGACGTGGCAGCATCTATCCACGGTCACCCAACCTTCTCGGAGGTTATGTATGAAGCCTTCCTTGATGTTCTTGGTGTTGCGATTCACAACCCACCAAAACGTAAATAA
- a CDS encoding dihydrolipoamide acetyltransferase, whose translation MAIEIIMPKLGVDMQEGEIIEWKKQEGDFVNEGDVILEMMSDKTSMELEAEESGVLLKIVHGNGATVPVTEVIAYIGAEGETVEAGASAAPAVEPAAAIEEVPAGRTPVIVAPAPAAKPQGGGKVRATPAARKLARELGIDLGLVPGTGANGRVHKVDVEDFKGAAPKATPLAARIAADQGVDLSTLTGSGVNGKIVKNDVLAVLAPAAVETAAPAPKAEEKPAKELPEGVEIIKMSPMRKAISKGMVNSYLTAPTFTLNYDIDMTNLMALRKQVLEPIMNKTGLKVTFTDLIGLAVVRTLMKEEHRYMNASLINDAQEIELHKFVNLGIAVGLDDGLVVPVVHGADKMSLSDFVVASKDVIKKAQSGKLKGAEMSGSTFSITNLGMFGTKTFNPIINQPNSAILGVASTVQTPVVIDGEIKIRPIMALCLTIDHRIIDGMNGAKFMVDLKNLLENPLELLI comes from the coding sequence ATGGCTATTGAAATCATTATGCCTAAGCTCGGTGTGGACATGCAAGAAGGTGAAATCATCGAGTGGAAAAAACAAGAGGGCGATTTCGTCAATGAAGGCGACGTCATCTTGGAAATGATGTCTGACAAGACCAGCATGGAGCTGGAAGCAGAAGAGTCAGGCGTCCTATTGAAAATTGTTCACGGAAACGGTGCTACCGTTCCTGTAACAGAAGTTATTGCCTACATCGGTGCTGAAGGTGAGACGGTTGAAGCCGGCGCTTCAGCTGCACCTGCTGTTGAACCAGCAGCGGCTATTGAAGAAGTACCTGCTGGTCGTACACCAGTGATTGTTGCTCCTGCACCTGCTGCCAAACCACAAGGTGGTGGCAAGGTTCGTGCGACTCCAGCAGCACGTAAATTGGCGCGTGAGCTTGGAATCGATTTGGGTCTTGTTCCAGGAACAGGTGCTAACGGTCGTGTCCACAAGGTTGACGTCGAAGACTTCAAGGGAGCAGCTCCCAAAGCAACTCCGCTTGCAGCCCGTATTGCAGCAGACCAAGGTGTTGACTTGTCAACCCTTACAGGTTCAGGTGTCAACGGTAAGATTGTCAAGAACGACGTTCTTGCAGTACTTGCTCCTGCAGCTGTAGAAACTGCTGCTCCAGCACCAAAAGCAGAAGAAAAACCAGCTAAAGAATTGCCAGAAGGCGTTGAAATCATCAAGATGAGCCCAATGCGTAAGGCAATTTCAAAAGGTATGGTCAACTCTTACTTGACAGCTCCAACCTTTACGCTTAACTACGATATCGACATGACCAACCTCATGGCACTTCGTAAGCAAGTCCTTGAGCCAATCATGAACAAGACTGGTTTGAAAGTAACCTTTACAGACTTGATTGGTCTTGCGGTTGTTCGTACTTTGATGAAAGAAGAACACCGTTATATGAACGCATCTTTGATTAACGATGCACAAGAAATCGAATTACACAAGTTCGTCAACCTTGGTATCGCAGTAGGTCTAGATGATGGCTTGGTGGTGCCAGTTGTTCACGGTGCAGATAAGATGAGCTTGTCTGACTTTGTAGTGGCTTCGAAAGATGTCATCAAGAAGGCTCAATCTGGTAAGTTGAAGGGGGCTGAAATGTCAGGTTCGACCTTCTCTATCACCAACTTGGGTATGTTTGGTACTAAAACCTTTAACCCAATCATCAACCAACCAAACTCAGCAATCCTTGGTGTAGCATCAACTGTTCAAACACCAGTTGTTATCGACGGTGAAATCAAAATCCGTCCAATCATGGCACTCTGCTTGACCATCGACCACCGTATCATTGATGGTATGAATGGTGCTAAGTTCATGGTTGACTTGAAGAACTTGCTGGAAAACCCATTGGAATTGTTAATCTGA
- a CDS encoding alpha-ketoacid dehydrogenase subunit beta: protein MAETKVMALREAINLAQSEEMRKDEKVFLMGEDVGIYGGDFGTSVGMLDEFGPKRVRDTPISEAAIAGSAVGAAQTGLRPIVDLTFMDFITIALDAIVNQAAKTNYMFGGGLKTPVTFRVASGSGIGSAAQHSQSLEAWLTHIPGIKVVAPGTANDAKGLLKSSILDNNPVIFLEPKALYGKKEEVNLDPDFYIPLGKGEIKREGTDVTIISYGRMLERALKAAEEVAAEGISVEVVDPRTLIPLDKELIIESVKKTGKVILVNDAYKTGGFIGEIASIITESEAFDYLDAPIIRIASDDVPVPYANILENAVLPNVEKIKAAIYKQVNKG from the coding sequence ATGGCTGAAACAAAAGTAATGGCCTTGCGTGAAGCGATTAACTTGGCTCAGAGCGAAGAAATGCGTAAGGATGAAAAAGTATTCTTGATGGGTGAAGACGTCGGTATCTACGGCGGTGACTTCGGTACATCTGTTGGTATGTTGGACGAGTTTGGTCCAAAACGCGTTCGCGACACGCCTATCTCTGAGGCAGCAATCGCTGGTTCTGCGGTTGGTGCGGCTCAAACGGGTCTTCGTCCAATCGTTGACTTGACTTTCATGGACTTCATCACAATTGCCCTTGATGCGATTGTTAACCAAGCGGCTAAAACCAACTATATGTTTGGTGGTGGCTTGAAAACACCTGTAACCTTCCGTGTGGCATCTGGATCAGGTATCGGTTCAGCGGCACAGCATTCACAATCTCTTGAAGCTTGGTTGACTCACATCCCAGGTATCAAAGTTGTTGCACCTGGTACAGCTAACGATGCAAAAGGTCTCTTGAAATCATCTATCCTTGACAACAACCCAGTTATCTTCTTGGAGCCAAAAGCTCTTTACGGTAAAAAAGAAGAAGTGAACTTGGACCCAGATTTCTACATTCCACTTGGTAAAGGTGAAATCAAACGTGAAGGTACGGATGTAACCATTATTTCATACGGTCGTATGTTGGAACGTGCCTTGAAAGCGGCTGAAGAAGTGGCTGCAGAAGGCATCAGCGTAGAAGTGGTTGACCCACGTACCCTTATCCCATTGGATAAAGAATTGATCATCGAATCTGTGAAGAAAACTGGTAAGGTTATCTTGGTTAACGATGCTTACAAAACAGGTGGTTTCATCGGTGAAATCGCATCAATCATCACAGAAAGCGAAGCCTTTGACTACTTGGATGCACCAATCATCCGTATCGCTTCAGACGATGTACCAGTTCCTTACGCAAACATTCTTGAAAACGCAGTATTGCCAAACGTAGAGAAAATTAAAGCGGCAATCTACAAGCAAGTAAACAAGGGTTAA